The Podospora pseudocomata strain CBS 415.72m chromosome 3, whole genome shotgun sequence genome window below encodes:
- a CDS encoding hypothetical protein (EggNog:ENOG503NV5G; COG:E) has product MSRIRRDIPEGERAPAQEEIIGLLSSHDASQEPQRRPSPIHSNSTSSSKSSSRERPPGGLSIHPPGPRTPRTPNRVRFDLTPTFVPEEARQFPAVPPKPTPTNEDTHHHARASFDYSESDTFNLDDDDYLSSSSTARRGHQRVPLLSDITAPSIAVASDRSLFGDHADAEDWHASEASRPKSNLSSAFMNMANSIIGAGIIGQPYAFKSAGLLSGTLLLVVLTVVVDWTICLIVINSKLSGASSFQGTVEKCFGKPGLIAISVAQWAFAFGGMVAFGVIVGDSIPNVMKAIWPDLAGGRIGSWLVDRRVVIVVFTLGVSWPLALYRDIAKLAKASTFALVSMGVIVLTVVVQVGFVEVEERGEVKGWEGWVLGDGIWSAIGVISFAFVCHHNSLLIYGSLEKPTIDRFSKVTHYSTAISMFACLLMALAGFLTFGDKTQGNVLNNFPADNTMVNIARLCFGLNMLTTLPLEAFVCREVMLNYYFPGDPFNLALHLIFTSSLVFSAMTLSLLTCDLGTVFDLVGGTSAAAMAYILPPLCYIKLTKKSWRTWVAWGVVGFGGVVMGMSMVQALGKMISGMFLFPFDYLFPMLT; this is encoded by the exons ATGTCGAGAATACGAAGGGACATCCCCGAAGGAGAAAGGGCCCCAGCCCAAGAAGAGATCATCggtctcctctcctcccacgaCGCCTCTCAAGAACCACAACgacgcccctcccccatccacagcaacagcacctcCTCGagcaaatcctcctcccgcgAACGACCCCCAGGCGGGCTATCTATCCACCCGCCCGGCCCACGAACACCACGCACACCAAACCGAGTCCGCTTCGACCTCACACCCACGTTCGTCCCAGAGGAAGCCAGGCAATTCCCCGCcgtccctcccaaacccacccctaCAAACGAggacacccaccaccacgccaGAGCGTCGTTCGACTACTCCGAATCAgacaccttcaacctcgacgacgatgattacctatcctcctcctccaccgcccgccGAGGCCACCAGCGCGTCCCTCTGCTATCAGATatcaccgccccctccatAGCCGTCGCATCCGACCGCTCCCTATTCGGCGACCATGCCGACGCAGAAGACTGGCACGCCTCGGAAGCATCCCGCCCCAAATCAAACCTGTCGTCAGCGTTCATGAACATGGCCAACAGCATCATCGGTGCGGGCATCATTGGCCAACCGTACGCCTTCAAGTCAGCCGGTCTCCTGTCTGGCACGTTGCTCCTTGTGGTCCTCaccgtggtggtggactggaCGATCtgcctcatcgtcatcaactCCAAGCTCTCGGGGGCGTCGTCGTTTCAGGGCACGGTGGAGAAGTGTTTTGGCAAGCCGGGGTTGATCGCCATCAGCGTGGCGCAGTGGGCGTTTGCgtttggggggatggtggcgtTTGGGGTTATTGTGGGGGATTCGATACCGAATGTTATGAAGGCGATATGGCCGGATTTGGCTGGAGGAAGAATAGGGAGTTGGCTGGTGGAtaggagggtggtgattgtggttTTTACGCTGGGGGTGAGCTGGCCGCTGGCGTTGTATAGGGACATTGCCAAGCTGGCAAAGGCGAGCACGTTTGCGCTGGTGAGCATGGGGGTTATTGTtctgacggtggtggtgcaggtcgggtttgtggaggtggaggagaggggggaggtgaaggggtgggaggggtgggtgctGGGGGATGGGATTTGGAGTGCGATTGGGGTTATCAGTTTTG CATTTGTTTGCCATCACAACTCGTTGCTCATCTACGGCTCCCTCGAAAAACCGACCATCGATAGGTTCTCCAAGGTGACGCACTACAGTACGGCAATCAGCATGTTTGCCTGCCTCCTCATGGCCCTCGCAGGGTTTTTGACGTTTGGGGACAAGACCCAGGGCAACGTCCTCAACAATTTCCCCGCGGACAACACCATGGTCAACATCGCGAGGTTGTGCTTCGGACTCAACATGCTCACCACTCTTCCTCTTGAAGCGTTCGTCTGCAGGGAGGTGATGCTCAACTACTACTTCCCGGGAGATCCGttcaacctcgcccttcACTTAATATTTACGTCAAGCTTGGTTTTCAGCGCCATGACGCTGAGCCTGTTGACTTGTGACTTGGGAACGGTGTTTGATCTTGTGGGGGGGACGAGcgcggcggcgatggcgtATATTTTGCCGCCGTTGTGCTATATTAAGCTGACGAagaagagttggaggacGTGGGTGGcctggggggtggtggggtttggaggggtggtgatggggatgagtaTGGTGCAGGCGTTGGGGAAGATGATTAGTGGTATGTTCTTGTTTCCTTTTGACTATTTGTTTCCGATGCTAACATGA
- a CDS encoding hypothetical protein (COG:O; EggNog:ENOG503NV4S; MEROPS:MER0078983) — MLRPTSFLTKLALWVAAANAFVVFIPDDQCDPTGHCGPFTKTTRKHGGHSARSNGGEVVTFPLVARPRQVLDDESEPFDRVAVAIARVAQKFGGPPAVRARSQKDDKNYVPGNQYPISHPIKPTSEGSTGIYQYGPDFSYFIRVELGSQKTPLYMLLDTGAGNTWVMGTDCTEYACRLHDRFDTATSTSWKPNQADDFFINYGTGNVTGVVGWDNMVLAGKTVNVQFGVANHTAEELRHYAFDGILGLGMGHSVTGSFFKEVRQQNALKPIVAISMNRDSDGVNDGQATFGGIDPAKHVGEIKYADVTTEHKAKGEWVIPIEGFSFDGKQAKLNSTKAIIDTGTTYIFGSPPDVAELFKLVPGAKLDEKPAYTEYIVPCDTKTAFKVTFGGVAYEIPAKDWVAQVEDDKCLSRIYGYIELPSFRPGEWIMGDVFLKNVYSVFDADNGNMRIGFANKAAPPKPTSTGNTGAVATGEDGRPVVPGSTGSATGETSAETVTPKTVSGGSKVGGVAFTLAWALVAWAMMAV; from the exons ATGTTGAGGCCGACGTCTTTTCTTACAAAGCTCGCACTTTGGGTTGCCGCTGCCAACGCCTTTGTTGTGTTCATTCCCGACGACCAATGCGATCCTACCGGCCATTGTGGTCCTTTCACCAAGACGACGCGGAAGCATGGCGGCCACTCGGCGAGGTCCAATGGCGGCGAGGTGGTCACGTTCCCTTTGGTTGCAAGGCCAAGACAAGTT CTTGACGATGAGTCTGAACCTTTTGACCGTGTAGCAGTGGCTATTGCCCGTGTCGCCCAGAAGTTCGGAGGACCGCCTGCAGTGCGTGCCCGAAGTCAGAAAGACGACAAGAACTACGTGCCAGGGAACCAGTACCCTATTTCCCACCCCATCAAGCCGACATCAGAGGGCAGCACCGGCATCTATCAATACGGGCCCGACTTTTCTTACTTTATCAGGGTCGAGCTCGGCTCCCAGAAGACGCCATTGTATATGCTTTTGGACACCGGTGCGGGCAACACTTGGGTCATGGGAACCGACTGCACGGAATATGCCTGCCGCCTTCACGATAGATTCGACACGGCAACATCAACGTCTTGGAAGCCCAATCAAGCTGATGACTTCTTCATCAACTATGGCACAGGTAATGTCACAGGTGTTGTGGGATGGGATAACATGGTGCTGGCGGGGAAGACTGTCAATGTTCAATTTGGTGTGGCCAACCATACTGCAGAAGAACTGCGACATTATGCCTTTGATGGCATTCTGGGTCTGGGGATGGGCCACTCTGTCACTGGGAGTTTTTTCAAGGAGGTCAGGCAACAGAACGCCCTCAAGCCGATCGTTGCCATCAGCATGAACAGAGATTCGGACGGCGTGAACGACGGCCAGGCCACTTTCGGCGGCATTGACCCGGCCAAGCATGTCGGCGAGATCAAGTACGCCGACGTCACGACGGAGCACAAGGCGAAGGGCGAGTGGGTCATTCCCATCGAGGGTTTTTCGTTCGACGGAAAACAGGCCAAACTCAACTCTACAAaagccatcatcgacaccgGAACAACATACATCTTTGGGTCGCCGCCCGACGTCGCGGAGCTCTTCAAGCTCGTTCCCGGGGCCAAACTGGATGAGAAGCCGGCCTACACCGAGTATATCGTCCCCTGCGATACCAAAACGGCATTCAAAGTTACTTTTGGAGGTGTCGCATACGAGATTCCAGCCAAGGACTGGGTGGCCCAAGTCGAAGATGACAAGTGTCTCAGCCGTATCTATGGCTATATCGAACTACCTAGTTTTCGGCCTGGCGAATGGATTATGGGGGATGTTTTCCTCAAGAATGTCTATTCTGTGTTCGACGCCGACAACGGCAACATGCGAATAGGCTTTGCAAACAAGGCAGCCCCGCCCAAGCCGACGAGCACGGGCAACACAGGTGCTGTGGCGACTGGCGAAGATGGTCGGCCTGTCGTACCTGGATCTACCGGGAGCGCAACTGGCGAGACAAGTGCTGAGACGGTAACCCCAAAGACGGTCTCTGGTGGCAGCAAAGTAGGAGGTGTCGCGTTTACCTTGGCCTGGGCTCTGGTCGCTTgggccatgatggcggtgtgA
- a CDS encoding hypothetical protein (EggNog:ENOG503P259), which yields MSRAIDPKTAANLNSVNLQQVYEELTQTLTLPSYPSTTLLEIEILKEFHFPPGQTILKDNNFIAISKLALVQSFLFARTRLRAYQTDPTLFSSDDISSATFTILLFDPEHLTAANTRKRLLQSELQRQNSDHRTVLEQEKRTVDSLLTSRLHRHTKSPVLWSHRRWLITQYAKYGLSVEVTGDIERIVCVAGERHPRNYYAWCHARFLVNISNNNFNRGKLLEIVQTWCAQNHTDISGWSFLSFLLGRDKDAPGVIAKVLDLVESLRLSNESVWVFLPTLAAAGVMTEEAYSRFLEIQKELLEMETTAVADRAVLRRAVEWCETYRSPSADRVRG from the coding sequence ATGTCCCGAGCCATAGACCCAAAAACAGCTGCAAACCTCAACTCCGTCAACCTACAACAAGTATACGAAGAACTGACGcaaaccctcaccctcccctcctacccatccaccaccctcctcgaaaTCGAAATCCTTAAAGAGTTCCACTTCCCCCCCGgccaaaccatcctcaaAGACAACAACTTCATCGCCATCTCCAAACTCGCCCTAGTCCaatccttcctcttcgcccGAACCCGTCTCAGAGCCTACCAAACCGACCCCACCCTCTTCAGCTCAGACGACATATCCTCCGCCACattcaccatcctcctcttcgaccCCGAGCAcctcacagcagccaacaccagAAAACGACTTCTCCAGTCAGAATTGCAAAGGCAAAACTCTGACCATAGAACGGTGTTGGAACAAGAAAAGAGGACGGTAGACAGTCTCCTCACAAGCAGACTACACCGACACACCAAATCCCCCGTGTTATGGAGTCATCGGCGGTGGCTCATTACCCAGTACGCAAAGTATGGTCTGTCAGTTGAAGTCACGGGTGATATCGAGAGGATTGTCTGCGTGGCTGGGGAGAGACATCCCCGGAACTACTACGCTTGGTGTCACGCCAGGTTTTTGGTCAACATCAGCAATAACAACTTCAACCGTGGGAAGCTGTTGGAAATAGTCCAGACTTGGTGCGCTCAGAATCACACCGACATATCAGGGTGGTCATTCCTGTcttttctcctcggccgtgACAAGGACGCACCGGGAGTGATAGCCAAGGTGTTGGATCTGGTCGAATCTCTCCGGTTGTCAAACGAGTCTGTCTGGGTGTTTTTGCCGACTTTGGCAGCGGCGGGTGTCATGACGGAGGAGGCTTATTCCAGATTTTTGGAGATTCAAAAGGAGctgctggagatggagacgacggcggtggcagacagggcggtgttgaggagggcggtggagtgGTGTGAGACATATCGGAGTCCATCAGCAGACAGAGTACGCGGCTGA
- the GET1 gene encoding GET complex subunit get1 (COG:U; EggNog:ENOG503P1QW) — translation MSSLLLIIFVTELVVQLVNTLGATTINDSLWRIYLTLPTPLSLEFAQQRKKQKEYLAVRHELKATSSQDEFAKWAKLRRQHDKLLEDLEKKKVSLEAARTKFDRTLTTTRTVSTRGVQWFLPFWYSKEPMFWLPYGWFPYYVEWFASFPRAPMGSVSIVVWQWACTAVIALMIEAATAALVYVAAKHSQKVRQPVPAQSEKKDS, via the exons ATGTCATCTCTACTACTCATCATATTCGTCACCGAGCTGGTTGTCCAGCTGGTCAACACCCTCGGcgcaaccaccatcaacgaTTCG CTATGGAGGATATACCTTACCCTACCGACACCGCTCTCGTTAGAGTTTGCACAACAGCGcaagaagcaaaaagaaTACCTCGCCGTTCGACATGAGCTGAAGGCGACGAGCAGTCAAGACGAGTTTGCCAAGTGGGCGAAACTCAGGCGCCAGCATGACAAGCTGTTGGAGGATCTTGAGAAGAAGA AGGTTTCGCTCGAGGCAGCCCGCACCAAGTTCGATCGAACCCTCACGACCACCCGCACGGTCTCGACCCGCGGCGTACAGTGGTTCCTCCCCTTCTGGTACAGCAAGGAGCCCATGTTCTGGCTCCCCTACGGCTGGTTCCCCTACTACGTCGAATGGTTCGCCTCTTTCCCCCGTGCGCCAATGGGTAGCGTCAGCATTGTGGTTTGGCAATGGGCTTGCACCGCCGTGATCGCTCTGATGATTGAGGCGGCCACAGCAGCTTTGGTGTATGTTGCTGCGAAGCATTCACAAAAGGTCAGGCAGCCTGTGCCAGCGCAGTCGGAAAAGAAAGATTCATGA
- a CDS encoding hypothetical protein (COG:U; EggNog:ENOG503P0SS) translates to MAIDWGTIKSLLIFFGPLLLPKAISYYRSIRAASQTHRLKIIPLSPSLTRAIAILSAVATTFLLRALPIFSPENTFAITQSRLQIPTEVLFNRLSSLRELHTLTPLDLALKAKFTSLESRLLYLQFGPDVLGNCPFCNSDDPTSYLYYAIPSILTPHVFNLVVITLVTSSLFSGEKAAGWRTPAAIASVVVAVLDLYLTSSFNHQSNSNKLRLQDLDLFFWSSRLMRFISLAMLDIFLALAIYLTGTNRAFVTPPSPAERIESVLKGLGNIKGKLNAAGVVKNTVTRDEGLRGRSNGYWIHEVRLTREMMEEEEVVRGMNDALENRLDVRSLERDAEEYTRGVLGGLMGFSSPTAASGGEAVPGTPTTTTSSTTAGGRVKEE, encoded by the exons ATGGCCATAGACTGGGGGAC CATcaaatccctcctcatcttcttcggccccctcctcctgcccaaaGCAATATCCTACTACCGCTCCATCCGTGCCgcctcccaaacccaccgcCTCAAAatcatccccctctccccctccctcacccgcgccatcgccatcctctccgctGTGGcaaccaccttcctcctccgcgcCCTCCCAATATTTTCCCCAGAAAACACCTTCGCCATCACCCAATCCCGCCTCCAGATCCCCACCGAAGTCTTGTTCAACCGGTTATCCTCCCTCAGGGAACTGCACACTCTCACCCCGCTAGACCTCGCCCTCAAAGCAAAATTCACCTCGCTCGAGTCAAGACTGCTGTACCTCCAGTTCGGACCGGATGTCCTAGGAAACTGCCCCTTTTGCAACAGCGACGATCCGACGAGTTATTTGTATTATGCCATCCCGAGTATTTTGACGCCCCATGTTTTTAATCTGGTGGTTATCACGCTGGTGACGTCGAGTTTGTTTTCGGGGGAAAAGGCGGCTGGTTGGCGGACCCCGGCGGCGATTGcgagtgtggtggtggcggtgctGGATTTGTACTTGACCAGCAGTTTTAACCACCAGTCTAACTCGAACAAACTACGGCTGCAGGATCTggatttgtttttttggagTTCGAGGCTGATGAGATTTATTTCTCTTGCCATGTTGGATATATTTCTTGCGTTGGCGATATATCTTACTGGGACGAACAGGGCGTTTGTCACGCCGCCGTCACCGGCGGAGAGGATAGAGAGTGTcttgaaggggttggggaaTATCAAGGGGAAACTGAatgcggcgggggtggtgaagaataCGGTTACCAgggatgaggggttgaggggaaGGAGTAATGGGTATTGGATAcatgaggtgaggttgacgagggagatgatggaggaggaggaggtggtgagggggatgaaTGATGCGCTGGAGAATAGGCTGGATGTGAGAagtttggagagggatgCGGAGGAGTATAcaaggggggttttgggggggttgatggggtttaGTAGTCCTACGGCAGCAAGTGGGGGTGAGGCGGTGCCGGGTACGCCAACTACTACGACGTCGTCGACGACAGCAGGTGGGCGCGTTAAGGAGGAGTAG
- a CDS encoding hypothetical protein (BUSCO:EOG09263CUQ; COG:S; EggNog:ENOG503NYJB), producing MSSSSAPKGSSVQSTAPVPASTASSNTTPSRKNRNKKKKNTNNNNNNTNNGGKSSNGNNNSSSVAAQKQQREPPPGEKDGVESARSQEPETLNAPGSPLSPPPDKVEHTFPLADEALESVKPEDEPEKTVEPEEEPEPEQPEEEPPANGHADTNGHQHKPTEKTTTPPQPPSINTKLEATMSSSPDNSALQEEVEKLRQQLEAQSTEITQLKADLEESESAKDHAETQYQTLLGRVEKIKETLGERLKRDKAELEEAKDRVEELEAQNDQLTQQIESQREETEQLKQEVQEQGRELTSLRSRSNLSQQNWHREKDDLDRLVKKLREELESTATAMGEWEVIAMEERSQRELLAEKVSELEEELLSTKEGYERAVGDRDVQSQAVDRLQRALQEIQDARKKELRDIVEANEELVQSLKKRVQEAEQKANEAEAARETLSKELERTASFEKEVKEKNLLIGKLRHEAIVLNDHLTKALKYIKKTKPEEMIDKQLVTNHFLQFLTLDRSDPKRFQILQVMAGFLGWSEEQREKAGLSRPGASGGLRLPTSPFHRTPSSPALNSEFFADQNASLAGATPKERGESLSDLWASFLERSVDEAGVGGGGKGSRKDSASSAGTRPGV from the exons atgtcctcttcttccgcgCCGAAGGGCAGCTCTGTCCAATCAACAGCACCAG TTCCCGCCTCGACCGCATCTTCAAACACCACTCCTAGCAGGAAGAACAGGaataagaagaagaaaaacaccaacaacaataaTAAtaacaccaacaacggcggAAAGAGTAGCAACgggaacaacaacagcagcagcgtaGCGGCGCAGAAGCAACAACGAGAGCCACCACCAGGAGAAAAGGATGGCGTTGAGAGCGCCCGGTCTCAAGAGCCAGAAACTCTG AATGCGCCAGGCAGCCCCTTGTCCCCGCCGCCAGATAAGGTCGAGCACACCTTTCCGCTAGCAGACGAGGCGCTCGAATCTGTGAAGCCAGAAGACGAACCCGAGAAAACAGTAGAGCCGGAGGAAGAGCCCGAGCCTGAACAGCCAGAGGAGGAACCCCCAGCCAACGGTCATGCCGACACAAACGGCCACCAACACAAACCAACAGAGAAAACGACGACGCCCCCGCAACCacccagcatcaacaccaaactGGAAGCCACCatgtcctcctcaccagaTAACTCGGCTCTCCAAGAAGAGGTGGAGAAGCTTCGCCAGCAATTGGAAGCTCAGTCAACAGAGATTACCCAGCTGAAAGCCGACCTCGAAGAATCCGAATCCGCCAAGGACCATGCGGAAACCCAATACCAGACCCTTCTCGGTCGCGTTGAGAAGATCAAAGAGACCCTCGGCGAGCGCCTCAAGCGCGACAAGGCCGAGCTGGAAGAGGCGAAGGACCGGGTGGAGGAATTAGAAGCGCAGAATGACCAGCTCACGCAACAGATCGAGTCCCAaagggaggagacggagcagCTGAAGCAAGAGGTTCAGGAACAAGGGCGGGAGTTGACAAGCCTGAGAAGCAGATCCAATCTGTCTCAACAAAATTGGCACAGGGAAAAAGATGACTTGGACAGGCTGGTCAAGAAGCTAAGAGAAGAACTGGAAAGCACAGCCACCGCGATGGGAGAATGGGAGGTCATCGCCATGGAAGAACGCTCCCAAAGAGAACTCCTCGCCGAGAAAGTCTCCGAGTTGGAAGAGGAATTGCTCTCCACAAAAGAAGGCTACGAAAGAGCCGTCGGGGACCGAGACGTCCAAAGCCAAGCGGTGGATAGACTTCAGCGAGCCCTCCAAGAGATCCAAGACGCTCGCAAGAAGGAACTCCGGGACATTGTCGAAGCAAATGAAGAGCTCGTCCAATCCCTCAAGAAGCGAGTTCAGGAAGCCGAGCAAAAAGCCAACGAGGCCGAAGCAGCAAGGGAAACCCTCTCCAAGGAACTCGAACGGACCGCCTCCTTTGaaaaggaggtcaaggaaaagaacCTTCTCATTGGCAAACTTCGTCACGAAGCCATCGTTCTAAACGACCACCTGACCAAGGCACTGAAGTACATCAAGAAGACGAAGCCAGAGGAGATGATCGACAA ACAACTAGTAACAAACCACTTCCTCCAattcctcaccctcgaccGCTCAGACCCCAAACGCTTCCAGATTCTGCAGGTCATGGCCGGCTTTCTCGGGTGGAGCGAGGAACAGCGCGAAAAAGCCGGTCTCTCCCGCCCTGGCGCTTCAGGAGGTTTGCGCCTTCCCACCTCACCGTTCCATCGCACGCCTAGTTCGCCGGCGTTGAACAGCGAGTTTTTTGCTGATCAGAACGCTTCGCTTGCGGGGGCGACACCCAAAGAAAGAGGGGAGAGCTTGAGCGACCTTTGGGCGAGCTTTTTGGAGAGGAGCGTGGATGAGGCGGgtgtgggtgggggaggcAAGGGGTCGAGGAAGGACAGTGCTAGTAGTGCGGGGACGAGGCCGGGTGTCTGA
- the NOP15 gene encoding nucleolar protein (COG:A; BUSCO:EOG09264T8I; EggNog:ENOG503P21Q), with product MARTVNGAGRKAKASATEKKAANGTPKAEKRKATEDASPVVIKKQKPAKDVVVEEAPKKSALKKEKKPTKEEKPTKKAKKVEEPVEEETVNFEEEDEEVDLETQALVEALDSDNEEEQPTRISETFQKGQDVGKIPKSKKVKKEKKEKETPVSSGNPGVVYLGRIPHGFYEHELRAYFGQFGDITKLRVVRNKKTGASRHRAFVEFAEAEVADIAARTMDKYLLFGHILTAKVVPPEQVHPDLFKGANRRFKVVPWNKMAGNQLERPLSESQWQAKITKEEQRRLARAEKLKDLMDYEFDIPQLKAPEAKPQLENGTAEEEAPKEIEAPPAVEEKVEKIEEKIEEVVETVVETKVTKVKKTKAAKEPKEDTPRKGTRSSTRNKKTKP from the exons ATGGCCAGAACAGTCAACGGTGCAGGCCGTAAGGCGAAGG CTTCTGCcacggagaagaaggccgccaACGGAACCcccaaggccgagaagcgcAAGG CTACTGAGGATGCGTCCCCCGTcgtcatcaagaagcagaagccCGCCAAGGacgttgtcgtcgaggaggcaCCCAAGAAGTCGgcgctgaagaaggagaagaagccaacaaaggaggagaaacccaccaagaaggccaagaaggtcgAGGAACCAGTCGAGGAAGAGACTGTGaactttgaggaggaggacgaggaggtcgacCTTGAGACCCAAGCCCTAGTTGAGGCCCTTGACAGTGATAACGAGGAGGAACAGCCAACGCGCATCAGCGAGACCTTCCAGAAGGGTCAGGATGTCGGCAAGATccccaagtccaagaaggtgaagaaggagaagaaggaaaaggagaccCCAGTCAGCAGTGGAAACCCCGGCGTCGTTTACCTCGGACGCATCCCCCACGGTTTCTACGAGCACGAGCTCCGGGCGTACTTCGGTCAATTCGGTGATATCACCAAGTTGAGAGTTGTGCGCAACAAGAAGACAGGCGCCAGCCGTCATCGTGCCTTCGTTGAGTTTGCGGAGGCTGAGGTGGCCGATATCGCGGCGCGCACCATGGACAAGTACCTTCTCTTCGGCCATATTCTTACCGCCAAGGTTGTGCCGCCTGAGCAGGTGCACCCTGACCTCTTCAAGGGCGCCAACCGCCGCTTCAAGGTCGTCCCCTGGAACAAGATGGCCGGCAACCAGCTCGAAAGACCGCTTTCCGAGTCGCAATGGCAGGCCAAGATCAcaaaggaggagcagagacGGCTTGCGCGGgctgagaagctcaaggatCTTATGGACTACGAGTTTGACATCCCTCAGCTCAAAGCTCCCGAGGCCAAGCCACAACTGGAGAACGGaaccgccgaggaggaggctccTAAGGAGATCGAGGCCCCTCCCGCCGTCGAGGAAAAAGTTgagaagattgaggagaagattgaagaggttgttgagacggTTGTCGAGACCAAGGTGACCAAGGTCAAAAAGACtaaggctgccaaggagcCCAAAGAGGACACACCCAGAAAGGGGACAAGGAGCAGCACGAGGAACAAGAAGACGAAGCCATGA
- a CDS encoding hypothetical protein (EggNog:ENOG503P9T7): MILPKAESFNLTATEASATPNSATTTASLSRTGASTTATGPALEVTGSNSNDDEGTLGRSALIGVVVGSMLAAFILFGVVAYLIRRRLKKRRADDDIWDKAQLHGDSLTAKPHRQAKKDPNSTIGEICELPVSPGTTELQQTLETRWHELDTTADQGGKVDRSQ, translated from the exons ATGATCTTGCCCAAAGCAGAGTCCTTTAATCTTACAGCCACTGAAGCCTCCGCAACTCCGAACAGTGCTACAACTACTGCTTCACTCTCAA GGACCGGCgcttcaacaacagccaccgGGCCAG CCCTCGAAGTCACGGGATCCAACTCAAATGACGACGAAGGCACATTAGGCAGAAGTGCCTTGATCGGAGTCGTCGTGGGCTCCATGTTAGCAGCGTTCATTCTCTTTGGAGTTGTAGCCTATCTGATTCGAAGAAGGCTAAAGAAGCGAAGGGCCGACGATGACATATGGGACAAGGCACAGCTTCACGGTGACTCTTTGACTGCCAAGCCGCATAGAcaggccaagaaggatcCAAACTCGACAATTGGTGAAATTTGCGAACTTCCAGTTTCACCAGGGACAACAGAGCTTCAGCAGACACTGGAAACTCGATGGCACGAGCTTGATACAACTGCGGATCAAGGAGGGAAGGTTGACCGTTCTCAATAA
- a CDS encoding hypothetical protein (EggNog:ENOG503P9T7), whose translation MGKRQLSPLGLQARQEGEGSQLLPATCFSLCDNAYMEAQRLGKTAELCSEDAAFLSIFGDCTACIKDSSDDTKYSEIEKVYIKPNFQPWLDYCEVLPPIPISATSGPTKMIEFPADYFDTVTKTYWKQTSLGPNSITSFLETVTRILPNLKSFNLTDPQETTSTTFSNATTTILSSSTSTSATATQSVSELELDQSGTPTALNRSSLIGVIVGSVIGGLLLLGAIAFMIRRRRKKEPIPRAEDANDGKDEVWGKAQLHGDSIPVKPKTSPQELPNSWLRELPDSGFRELPLGSDSTELPISPMSEELQGSQGLPRYELDGGGAHFEKREGGGRGEML comes from the exons ATGGGAAAACGACAGCTATCGCCTTTGGGCTTACAAGCACGGcaagagggtgagggatcTCAGTTGCTGCCAGCTACGTGCTTCTCACTCTGCG ATAACGCATATATGGAAGCCCAAAGGCTCGGCAAAACTGCAGAACTGTGTTCAGAAGACGCAGCCTTTCTTTCAATCTTCGGGGATTGTACCGCTTGTATCAAGGATAGCTCGGACGACACCAAGTATTCAGAGATCGAGAAGGTTTACATCAAGCCAAACTTTCAACCATGGCTGGACTACTGCGAAGTCTTGCCGCCGATCCCGATATCAGCTACCAGTGGACCGACCAAGATGATTGAGTTTCCCGCTGATTACTTTGACACTGTAACAAAGACCTACTGGAAACAAACATCACTGGGCCCGAATAGCATCACTTCGTTTTTGGAGACAGTCACACGGATTCTACCCAATCTGAAGTCCTTCAACCTTACTGATCCCCAGGAAACAACTTCGACCACTTTCAGCAATGCTACCACTACGATTCTATCATCAT CTACCAGCACCTCCGCAACTGCCACACAGTCAG TCTCAGAACTCGAGCTCGACCAATCTGGAACCCCAACTGCACTAAACAGAAGCTCCCTCATCGGTGTGATAGTAGGCTCAGTAATAGGCggactcctcctcttgggtGCCATTGCCTTCATGATACGACGCCGGCGGAAAAAAGAACCCATTCCTCGAGCCGAAGACGCAAACGACGGGAAGGATGAGGTCTGGGGAAAGGCACAGCTACATGGCGACTCTATACCCGTCAAACCAAAAACATCCCCGCAAGAGCTGCCAAATTCTTGGCTTCGAGAGCTACCGGACTCAGGTTTCCGGGAGCTTCCACTTGGTTCTGACTCGACAGAGCTTCCTATATCGCCCATGTCGGAGGAGCTTCAGGGAAGTCAGGGCCTTCCGAGGTATGAactggatggtggtggtgctcatttcgagaagagggaggggggtgggaggggtgaaaTGCTTTGA